The genomic DNA gaaaagagagagagagaaatattatattatatatgtatatgtgtatgtttacataaaaatatatatgtatataattttttattgccTAATCATCGCGTGTCACGTGATACTTTTATATAAACGTCAGCATTTCCTTTAACTTTAAACGGAAATATTGATGGAATGTCGGATTtaatgtacacttaatctctcaatgttcaatttgatgtaaaaaatttttgAGATTAGATATGATGTTGTAACATATATCTCTCGAAAACTAAATCATTAATTTACTTACTTGttccacaattcaataacacaatcattgctttctctcaactatttattactttttctcactttttcccataattcaataatacaatcattataatctcaaataattataattatttatagttgAAATGGAGTGGTGTCTAAAACTCCACTCCATTCCTAAACAAAGTCTAAAACTATCATTTGacctatatataaatatataataataataataataataataataaggtaAACTAAAATCAATATAGGTTGGTTCAAACAGTTCGGTACTTGATCCGtttaaataaggtctcggattcgagttctTGTGAATACATAAAATTCACGTTGAGAGGACTATACCTCTTAGTAGATCGACCCGACTTGACCAGATTAGTTGGAACCCAGTCGAACTTTTGGATACTGGAATttacactaaaaaaaaagtagattAAATGATTAACCTAATACGCAAGAACCCTCCTTTCTATCACTTTCTCTGGTTGCACTGGCAGAAACCCTATATCTGCTGCCCTTAGCCAACGCATCTGGCCTCGGTCGGGTGTGTTCATTGTCACTGGCCTCACCAGCGGGAAGCTaagcctttcttttctttatccGTGGGCTTGGCGTCCCCGAtgtctctctccctcttctccCCTTCTCTTCCCTCTCCCAAACGACTGTGAAGGAGATGTAGGAGATGAATAGGAGTCCTTCTCGTCGTCACCCTCGGCGGCACTCGTCAAGCCGCAGCACCTGCCGTGACCTCGGTGGGTGGCACCTACCGTTGTTGCGAGGACTTGAGCTTGCTTGATCGACTCAGTGCCCAAATCCGGGGCAGGAACACTAAGGTCGGCACCCCGATAGATCGCACTTGCTCTCCCCCCACTCTTATTTGTTCCGGTGTGGGGTTCGTGGTGGTGGTTACCCATCCCATCCGAAGAGTGGTGACGGCCGGACCTGCTCCCCACGCAGCGGTAACACGGCGAACCTTCTGCTCGGCGGGATAACTGTGACAGCAACCCTCCGACTGGTGGCAATAACAGCTTTATGACTAACCTCCTCTTCTCCAACCCAACTGTTCGACTTCCCTCCTCCCTTCTTCCCCATTCGGATGCCTCTTGCTCAGCTTTAGATTCCCTTGGAACCAGATTGGGTCGTTTCTCATCTAGACCTTCAGAATCTGACCTCGGCGTTTCCTCTCCTAGCGTTAACACCTCTaatgttaataaaaaataggGCGGCTTCTTCGTCTTTGCCATACTGCTATACTACCTGCGCCCCTCCACCCCTTTACGTCGAGGAATCGCCCTCTCAATTAGATTTAGACCACTGCTACCCTTTTTCTCTCAAGTGACAGGACCGCTTTTGTTTACTGGTGATTTAGCTCGGGGCTCCTCGAGCCTATCCCGGTTGTTTTTGTTTGTCTTGTAGCAGAGTAGAATGGCAGAGGCTGGTTTGTTTGGCAGCCCGACGTCTTTCTTGGTTCGGTCGTTGGTCTAAACCGACCGAGATTGCTAGGTTATTCTTGGTTTGACTACTTAGGATTGAGTCATCAGGGCTTCCTGGTATGGACACTGGTTTGAATCGACCGAGTTTGTGGAGCGATTCTTGGTTATTGGTTGGCAACTCGGTGTCTTCCTCGGCTTGCCGGATTGGTCGATAGCCCTCCCCAACCCAGGCTCTATTTCTACTTGTTATCATGATTCGATAAAGGGTTCCCGATGCTTGTGTACGGCTCAAGACCCCCTCTGCTTCGCTCCGTTGTCGACATCTCTTTCGAACATTGGCGCCATATGGCTGAGTTCTATATGGAATATGACTTTAAGACCCACCATTGATTTAGTCAGGGTCTATGAGTAATGATAGAGAATTCTAATTGGAACTTTGGACTGCGACTACATAGTATCTAAGCCAATAGTGTttggtttttttatttatttcaccTTAAAATTATTCCAGTGTAATATGCTTAAGAGGATCCGATTTTTTTAtcttgtaattttgatttcttgaGCTTTTTGTCATGTAATCATTCCATGTTGTGAATAAATTCTCAAAATTCAcgagtaaaaataaaataaaataaatgaatgtaGTAATTATTTATTGATAACTCAACGAACTTCGAAGTCATAAGTAAATTTCCAATCAATTCATAGCATGATTGAAAGTTCAATAATCTGTTAATACTTAGCCGAATCGATATACAATTTTGttcttaataattaagaatttaTCACGCtgaaaaaacgaaaatgaagaaaaaggatatatttgtaaatttagaaattttaaaatattaactacaaataataataaaaactaaTGAATGTATGTGTGGACATAAAATGATTTAATCTAGACAATAATGCTTTTTTTATAGATTAAATGGTAGGTAGCAGTGATGGCAACATCACTATCTACCGTTTCGCAATAGTGCTTATCAAAACAATAGTTTTTTAtacttaccaaaaaaaaaaaaaaaaacagtagTGCTTATCAAAACATAAGTTTTTGAGTCATTCTAATGATCATTCACGAGGGGTTGAACACTTTTccaagattaaaaaaaaaattaatctgaTCTCACATCAAATTATCTATAAATACCATTTGCTTTATTTACCCTGCAATATATAGTAATTTCCATTACAAATAATAATTCGTACAACATGCGAgttgtttcaatttattttcaaaattaagtCAGAAGTAAAACCTCTTGTTAttttaagagagagagagagagagagagagaagcctTTGGCAAATTTACCCGTTTGCACAAAGAGACACCCATAGCAGGATTTGAAATTTACATCATCTTAATTTAGAGTACATAACAGACACGGTTTATGCTTTGTGCTTCCACGAatctaatctttattttgTACACAAGCCAAATTACAACATCGTGCGACCACACTACACTACAACCCTGCATCTTATGGATCGATAGACCATCCCTGAATGTTCAGATGGTATTCTGGTCGATTGAACCCAAAGGTTCTCTTAACAAAAATCAGGAAACAACGGGGTACGATGCGCAAGTAGCAATACCTGCATAGACACAGATGTTAAGAGAATTAGAAATATGCATCGGTTCTGAATATGAGTCGTCTCTATGGTGTGATCCGGGTAAGACAAATGATATTGTCACGGAAAGGAATCAGCTCACAAAGCTTCTTACCACACATGTTCTTCCCCATCTCCATCTTGAAGTACCCATTATCTCCCCAGTTCGCCCCCCACGAGTTCTTGATGAGCCAGTACGGCACACCATCCTCAACCCCGTATCCAACAGCAAGCACAGCGTGGTTTACATCCTGCACCATAGAATGGAAACCTCATTATCATTAGGTGTTAAATGAAAACGACCACTATGATCCAGAATATGAAAAGAGAGACTTTCTCCCAAATCCAGTGGGGCATGAGTTTTTCACAATATGGTGAGTTCAAAGCTGAGAAACTGACCATAGAGGTGCTGCCACATGTGTCACTGGTGTAGACTCCGGACTTGTAGAAACGGAAGCCATTCATGACCTCAAATGCCACGCTCACAGGCCGGACGACCGCAACTGCATGTTTGAGTTCATCCTCAGCACCCTGCATTTGCACAATCGATAAATAAAGTAAACAAAGTGAAAATATCTGAAAGTTGCTTTGCAATTGGCCTGTGAATGTCTTTTGATGGTCTAATTATCCAACAGATTCAGCTACAGTTGTAATTCTACATCTACCTTGGAATAGGACAGCAAACTCAGACATGGAGGATTTCCCAGGTTTAATTTACAGCATGAATTTCCTTGCTGTTTGTATGTTCGTCGTTCAGTTTGTTACTCGAATTAAGTTTTTTATAACTTTACTGATAGAAGAAGAAAGTGACCCTTCCTAACAGTCTCATGAAGCAATAAACAAGAAAAGCTCGCagacattttaaaatcttCTCAAACTGGACCGAAATTTCTCTAAAGAAACggacaaaaaaattgaaagaaaacaaTAACAGTTGTCACTGGCTAGATCAATATCAATAACAGTTATAATTGACTTCATGTAGAACTATCATGAACTGGTCTATTATCAAAACTTTTGCTTAATTCAGAGTGCTAAATTGATTGCACAAGACTTtataatttacattttttgtaTATAAAAGCAAAACTCATGAAAACACCCTGAACCAACATAGGTCCAATAACAAGAATACTCGTTTCTCCAAACATGATCACAAAAACACCCAAGAAGAACTCACCAGGGTGATATTGACGGAGTCAATGACCCTGACACCCACATTCTCGGATGAGAACTTGCAGGTGCCGTCTTTTGCTGTGTAAGGGTAGGCCTCCTCGGTGTCAAGGCCACCGTTGTACTTGATGTACTCAAAGGCCTGAGAAGGCAGCCCTCCACTGCACCCAAAGTTGTTGAAGGCAGTGGCACAGTCCACAAGCTGCTGCTCTGATAGGGATATCCCTTTTCCAAATGCCTGGTGGTAGGCCGCTTCAAGAGCACCTGTGGTGCTGCAGAgaaacaaaattgagacaatTAGAGTAGCAAATGGAGATTTACCAAAGCAGATGGAGatttaccccaaaaaaaaaaagattagcaGACGGAGGAGTGCCATGTAATCTTTGGCATAATTCTTACAACCATACGGGACATGGCACTGGCAAGCAAAGGGAATAATGTTTGTCAGAATCCATATTCCATTGATTATCATAAGGGACAAGTTCCAAAGAAAACACCAGCTATATCATTGAGAGAGGCGGACTAAATGCCAGATTTATTGCTCCAAATGGGCTATTTATTGGGTTCATTTGCAGACCAGCTTTCCTAGCAGAGAGGGACATAGTCCAGTTTTTGTTGAACCTTGCCAACCAGGTGAAATTTAAAACTAAGTCTCATGCCAAAACCTCACACGCTTTCATTGAACACAATTTCACAGGTCTTTCTGGTGCCTCCGCAGAGTAGgaattgaaataataataacagtCCTAGTGTATCTCCAATATGTTCATTAATTCAACTATCGGTTAGGTATTTACCCCAAAAGGGAAACGTTTTATAGTAAAGTTTGAAGCAGACCTGAATGTCCAGCATGAACCACAGTGACCCTGGTCCTTGACTGGACTCACAATGCCTTCCTCCCTCCAGTCTCTCTGTACATGAAAACGAGATTCATCTAATGACATCAGAAGATCAGGACAAATCATAGTCTTGCATTACTTTTTTGAGAAAAAGATGCACCATGAGTGAATATGctatgaaaaggaaaaaatcatCATAGACTTAAACAACATGTTTTGCCTCAGTCAAACCATACTAAAAGTAATTAACCCCAGAACAAAACAAATGCATACAGCTCTATACAATAAGGTAATTAAACATGGAGCCTGAAGATCCAATAATAAATATCTTCATAATCCTTTTCTTGAGAAGGAGATTAAGATGTTTTATTTAACAGAGGACATTTTCATAGTTTAtataactaaataaataagacTTCAACTCAAGCataaaaaattctttcatATCTTCATCTTTGAATGATTTTCAAGAATtcatttatcatttattttaatgatCTAAAGTAGAGAACGCTCTTCTTCAATGTGTAGTGCTTGGTGTATTGATCTTTTTCGGAACGGGAGTATGTCCGAGTTGTTTATTTCAAGAATAGGAATAGGCTGGACCCATCCAGCTGCACCTTTGTCCAATATAATAACTAGCACAAAAGCAGGCAGTATGACGATCCATGAGTTCATGATGACGTGATGCCATTCATCAATCAGAAGAATCGACAAGCGAATAAAATACCATGTTGGGCACGACAGCATCAGTGAGCTTGTGGTTGCCCCTCGTGGTGGCAGAGCAGTTCTGGGCCGCCCCCAGCCTCTGCTTCGTGAACTCTTCCCAGCTCCAGTCAGCAAACTCTGCGACGATCAACAATTCCAAATCATATCAACATAATCTCCCAGTGTCAATCAAATACATATACTCAAAGCTAAGATATTTACTATATGATCGATTGGTTCGAGATATAGCAAACAAAGATCAATCGATCACTCACGATTAACCGCAAGAGTGTAAGGCAGCCCCCTCCTGTTCGTCGACCGGATAAGCTTCAGATTCTCCCTGAAAATCTGGAACCTCAGCATCACCTCATCCGAGGTCTCGTACCTCTTCCCGTACCTGGCAGCATCGAGTCAACGGCATCGGATTCAACCAATCCAATCGCAAAACAAATCAATCAGAGGACGCAAAACTGATCGAACACAACAGTACCTGTGAGCGAATCGGGCGAAGGAGAGGGCGTGGCGGGAGTTCCCGATCACCTGGAGGACCGAGGACTCGAGGTCGCGGAGCCCGTCAGTGACGAGCCTGATCGGGTTGGACTCGTCGAAGGACGAAGCGGCGGCGGCGCAGGCGACGAGGAGAGGGAGGACGACGAGGAGGAAAGCCGGCCGGTGAGCCATTTTCGCTGTCGGCTCCGCTCCGAGATTCCTGGGTTGAAgcaagcagagagagagagagagagagagaatgacgGCGAGTTGGGAGTGGGCGGGGAGCCCTGTAATAAGGCTGAGATGGAGGAGTGGAGCCAAATGGCCAGATGCCACGCGGCGTGAGGGGATTGGCGGAATGCAAACGCGTGGAACATGACAAATGAGCTTTCGGGGGGATTTATGTGTGACGCATACAATTACGTTTGGAATCGGAATCTCCACCACCAGTCGTGCGTGTCGTTATAACGGCCAAACCCCTTTCAGATTTTTTTCCGCTCGGTAAGAGTTTCCAAGAAGAAAACGAAAACGAAAACGAAAACGAAACCTCATATGGGtacatatacatgcatatacacacacaaGTCAGATGCAATGTACCCCGTCACCGCAGAAGTCGTAAGAAAGACTGAAAAGGCTTAGGGCTTATTGACAGAGCGATAAGATAATTTTGAacatttccaaaaaaatttcCGTTACAAAAAAGGCTCGGAGTTTATTGTAATGAAACAGAAATCCTAATAatatgtttgattttaaagttaagtagagttgagttttgattttaattaagttgtaatgattgtgctattaaattatgagaaaacgtataaaaaagtaatgaataattgagaaaatttaatattaaaaattgaattgagtataatgaaATTGTATGTAGAtttatatatggggcccatatttttgaattagaagagttgatttttattgtgtaatgagtagaattaaagttagagttgAAACCTTAAAATCATATTGCAAAACCAAACGGGATATAAGTAACTAATAAAATGGCACGAATAATCCcactataattttttaaaatttattaatcaaGTTGTGGGtgaatcaatcaatcaattatcaTATCCCACTTCTAGATTTCTTCTCTCGTGTTGTACAGatttatcatcatatattttctatcattttcattgtaattaaattatttactttttcaaACATGAATTccttatttaatataaaagtaatttttaattatatgattctcgttattatttattttttataacttCTTTGTTAAAAATTTGAGTAACTCAactattataataaaaattcgtTGCTAATTGCCCCAATTAATATGGATCATCGTATATTTAAGTTAATTGTTAATATAGATTTAACACATAACCTCAGCAATTAGAATAAAAAGTTAATGCAATGCTTGTGCTATGCACGGCAAGATTTGATGGGCATACTGATAAATCGGTGGCCACTATTGTTTGAAAATATaagtaatataaaatttcatcCTTGATTTTTTCATTGCAAACATATATTTGattagttttatttctttttatcatattttgtTCAAgttactttacttttcttatGAGACTAATGCGTTCAAAAGAAAAGTGAGTTCTCCATAATTCATGGGTAGtacattgttttttttttgtcaattctAAAGTGAAAGGGTTTTTTTCTTaacaagaatatatatatataatatatgccttttttacttttatagcCATATAAGTCTTTAGATTTCATAGTGTTGCTACTCAATAATAACACGCCGCTTGTGTTATGATTAGGGAAACTCTAAAAGTCAATTACATATTATTTGCATTCATGTGTGGCATCAGTTGGTGAGTTGATTCGAATTGTCATTTTATATATGGATTGGAATACGCATCAAGACATTTATCTCACTTTAACGTTCAGCTACTGTGAGAACCAAAGAAACATCCCCACGAGATGAATTTTGATCTGCcaaatgttctttttttcttttcagagCTCAATATGTCAATTTAATACATACATTATAATATAGTCTTCTGATCTTTCATGTATATaggttattttgtttttgagaAGCAAGATAGCATCATCTCCACATTGTGTCACTTGACAAATCGCTATTAGAGAGCACTAGCCATTTTAACCGCTCGTTGCACGCAACTGCTTATCAtagtataaatttatatattttattataaagtatctttaaaaatattaattagcttATAGTTATTATGTATACATAACAAACtatatcatttatttaaaagtattaatttatatattttatagataagaTTAGTAAAAGCATGAAcaatattaatttgattaaaatcAAGGTAATAATTAAACCTTTTTGTTTCTAAAAAGAATCTTAGGCCCCGTTTGAAATttgagtttgattttagaatcgtaattttgattttaactctgctcataacaaaacaaattacACTCATCAAAGTCAAAATAATGGGCCTCACCCATAAATATTTACACCACTCCATTTTAATACAACTCCATAATTACAATATTCTCAACACCATCCATTTATTTACATGTTAAGATGTTCCTCCTCTTTCAGCATGCCATATTTGATTTGCAATACGGTCTCGTACTGCGTCCAACGCCCTACTCCTCATGTCCACATCATTTCGGATTCCATTTTGGTGAGGAGGGTTGCGGAATTCATCGTAATATTGCCATGCATCACCATACTCCGCAAATAATCTATCATGATAATTATTGATTCGAATAAAATTATGCAACATAAAGCAGACCTGCGCAATTAGAACTTGCCGAATCAGTCTGAAGTTCGACATTCTTCGTAGTATTGCAAATCTATTCTTCAGAACACCAAAGCACCGTTCTATTACATTACGAACGGATGCGTGTCGCTGATTAAACAGCTCTTCCTTTGTCGTTGGAGGATTGTCATCAActacataatattgttctgCATGCACACATGtacaaacaatatatatgtagttgCAACACTTTTTATCGAAATGCAACAGAGCTTGACAAAACAACGTGGTATCTGAGGTAGAACAACTTACCACCTCGTGGTGCAGGAAATTCAAGTAACGTTGCGGCATCTGAAAGTATTCTGGAGTCGTGTGCTGAACCCTCCCATCCGATCATGACATAGGTGAAGATCATTTGATGCGAACAGATAGCAAGAACATTTTGCGTAATTTCACCGTTTCGATCGCGATACGCACCTCTCACCGAAGCTGGCATGATAGCAGGAACATGTGTTCCATCCATTGCCCTGATGCAGTGTTGCAGTAATAATAAAAGTCAGTATGAATTGTAGTACACGTAATAACAGAATAGACATGACTTTCGTATGATGTATGATAATTACGCTAAAGAATGGGTACCACTGTCGGCACCTCCGAATTTCGGGTTGCTCCTCAACGTTCCTAGGTCTTACGTACGTTGCCACCAAGGAATGCATTCCTTCAAGTATTAAATTGAATACACGGCTGACAGTCTCCTTGGAATGCTAGAAGCGTTCGGCAACAACGAATAGTCGAGTACTATGTGCAACTACGAGCAAGAACATTCCGAGCATCTCCTCGACGGTCATACCATGCCTGGTATTTCGAATGCCACAGTTTTCTCTCAATGTGTCGcacaaattatgaaataagtGAGGATCCATCCTGAAATTCTCAAAACACCTTGTGTCATTAGAAAACACTTCGTGAATGTACTCTCTGCCTCTTAGACGTGAAGTTCTACACGGACGTCTACGGGGGACATGTTGTTCAGATGCTGCTGCCTGTATGGACAGAAGGACAACCAAATCTAGTGGGTTGTAGTCGTCGTCGCCACTTGAGTCATCATCATATCGTGCTGAGTTTCCgtacgttgtcatcgtgtCTTCCGTTAAAGTTGACGAACTATATCAACAAACAACGAAATagattatcaaaatatatgtGCAGAAAGGAATAATGCACGAATGATTGTAACAGAACTATGAAGTATAGAGGGACACATAACAGAGATTATGACAAAGCAAATAGTCAAACAGGTTAAAATACAGCAAATACAAAAAGTTTCGAGAATGCagtcataaaagaaaaacaaacaagTATATAACAAACGCAGTGTTAGAAGGGGGAGCGTTCGGCCCTTCAACTTGCAACAAGGCGTTGTAACCATTCGCGCCGAGCTTCATCAAACATGCGAACAAACGCACGACGCCAACGCTCATCCTCAGTAATACGACCGAGACCAGCAAAACACTCATTCATTGAAATTGGTCCCCGCATTTCGTTGAGCGCATCAACGGCTTCCTCGATGCTGTGCTTTTCTGGTTTCTCGGGGCTCGTCACGGACTTGCTCTTCTTTGACTCCGGAGGAGTAGATATTTTGGCTTTGTCCTTTTTTGTCATACTTTCCCGGTACAAGTCGATCAGCTCCTGCATCTGCGAGTTCGTGTTCAAACCTCTCTTCCTGACGCGTCGCCCGGACCCTGAAACGATAGGGTCATCAAGCTCACGAGCCGAGTCATCACTGTCGTCGGAGCCCTCTTGAAGATCGATAGGTTCTTTCCCACGGCTGTTGCGTCCTGCTAGAAACTGCTCTTCCATCCGTGCATAAGATCGAGGGCTCTTAGGTGGCTCAGTGGAAGAAATTCGTAGACCACCTGTTGTTGTAACAGATCTGTACAATAGATGCAGGGCTTCATAATGCTTGCAGCCTTTTGACAACTCTGCGTGAAATGTGAGTAAATGTGAAGATTTATCGTTATAGTACCTTGATAAACTTGTCCCAAATATCAGGACTCGCCTTGACAGTGTTGGTCTGCTCATCCCAACCTACTCCAGCGTGCTGAATGAGCTCTGTGAACTGACTGTACTGAGTCTTCAGCCGCCGTAATTTTGTCTTCAACTTGTCGGCGCCAAGAGTCACCCTAGGAAATTTATGTTCAAGTTTTGTATTCATCTGTTCCCAGTCCTTCCATTTCTAAGCAGATGTGTGCGTCCTTTGGAACTTATCAACCATGATGTCGATGAAAGCACACTCGAGCTCGTCAGTCCACTCAACTATCCTTTCACCCTTGGGAGCCATCTCAAAGAGAACTTATTAAGCACATACAACAATCAAGGTTAACAAGGCACATATCCACATAGAGGCAATGCACCAAGAATCAGTAATACAAGCAAGGCACTATAAAAAACAATCGTGCAGATGAGGAACCAAAAATCATTCATGGAAGCAGTTCGCAGGCAAGGACCGATGTTCGCAACAGGATCAGCTAACAGCACAACTAATCACTGCGAGGGAACAACTTCTATAATATGTTATTTGTAAGCACAGCAAGTA from Punica granatum isolate Tunisia-2019 chromosome 2, ASM765513v2, whole genome shotgun sequence includes the following:
- the LOC116196416 gene encoding thiol protease aleurain-like, producing MAHRPAFLLVVLPLLVACAAAASSFDESNPIRLVTDGLRDLESSVLQVIGNSRHALSFARFAHRYGKRYETSDEVMLRFQIFRENLKLIRSTNRRGLPYTLAVNQFADWSWEEFTKQRLGAAQNCSATTRGNHKLTDAVVPNMRDWREEGIVSPVKDQGHCGSCWTFSTTGALEAAYHQAFGKGISLSEQQLVDCATAFNNFGCSGGLPSQAFEYIKYNGGLDTEEAYPYTAKDGTCKFSSENVGVRVIDSVNITLGAEDELKHAVAVVRPVSVAFEVMNGFRFYKSGVYTSDTCGSTSMDVNHAVLAVGYGVEDGVPYWLIKNSWGANWGDNGYFKMEMGKNMCGIATCASYPVVS